A genome region from Nocardiopsis exhalans includes the following:
- a CDS encoding Scr1 family TA system antitoxin-like transcriptional regulator, producing MKGTTMTTTVLAPELLHHDGQAGILAQEADHPTWQYMPHGLPGFLQTPDHAHALAELLPHVEYAHTEQVRLRLQRGEQMRTRTHLRHRFILGPEILNTTTPLMADQYAHLVELDQLDHIQIRIRPAGPVVTDPTGFTLRAGRAWIEAADLYFAAPGNIATWHKEWERLWAQTVPLTDHQGPN from the coding sequence ATGAAAGGCACCACCATGACCACCACCGTGCTCGCTCCCGAACTCCTCCACCATGACGGTCAGGCAGGCATCCTGGCCCAGGAAGCCGACCACCCCACCTGGCAGTACATGCCCCACGGCCTGCCCGGCTTCCTCCAGACCCCCGACCACGCCCACGCACTGGCCGAACTCCTGCCCCACGTGGAGTACGCCCACACCGAACAGGTCAGGCTCCGGCTCCAGCGCGGTGAGCAGATGCGCACCCGCACCCACCTGCGCCACCGCTTCATCCTGGGCCCCGAAATCCTGAACACCACCACCCCGCTCATGGCCGACCAGTACGCCCACCTGGTCGAGCTGGACCAGCTCGACCACATCCAGATCCGTATCCGCCCGGCCGGGCCGGTGGTCACCGACCCCACCGGGTTCACCCTGCGGGCCGGTCGGGCCTGGATCGAGGCCGCCGACCTGTACTTCGCCGCTCCCGGGAACATCGCCACCTGGCACAAGGAGTGGGAGCGGCTCTGGGCCCAGACGGTTCCGCTCACCGACCACCAGGGCCCCAACTAG
- a CDS encoding ATP-binding protein produces MRSIAPKPTHTRPEQQARHSFPGLPEQVSEARRWALQTLTQWGIDVPEQFALVVTELATNAIDHTHSGRTGGQFTLRLALHVDHIRVTVRDAGPRQGRTPTRRTPQLSAQHGRGLALVDALTRAWGPLKIGTGVWAEVPR; encoded by the coding sequence ATGAGGAGTATCGCCCCCAAACCCACACACACCAGGCCCGAACAGCAAGCCCGCCACAGCTTCCCGGGCCTGCCCGAACAGGTCAGCGAGGCCCGCCGATGGGCCCTCCAGACCCTCACCCAGTGGGGCATCGACGTCCCCGAGCAGTTCGCCTTGGTGGTCACCGAGCTGGCCACGAACGCGATCGACCACACCCACAGCGGACGAACCGGTGGCCAGTTCACTCTCCGTCTGGCGCTGCACGTCGACCACATCCGCGTCACCGTGCGCGATGCGGGCCCCCGGCAGGGACGCACCCCCACCCGCCGCACGCCACAGTTGAGTGCCCAGCACGGCCGCGGCCTCGCCCTCGTGGACGCTCTGACCCGCGCGTGGGGGCCGTTGAAGATCGGCACCGGCGTCTGGGCGGAGGTGCCCCGGTGA
- a CDS encoding ATP-binding protein: MDQLQATKTYEVPLGVVPPLAPRVLGDSSGKLTGHAGRRRASVFSSPLDLCVSSARRWIRLLTGLPRHEASCLELVVSELLANAINHSASGDPGRLVTVRVAFLDASLIRIAVSDRGPKSFGIPGFPSSSRDALDAQKAFSGERHEKTPVSEHERANARGEAPPRRNRGENA, from the coding sequence GTGGATCAGTTGCAAGCCACGAAGACCTATGAGGTCCCCCTGGGGGTGGTGCCCCCGCTCGCGCCTCGTGTCCTCGGGGACTCCTCGGGAAAGCTGACTGGGCACGCTGGGCGCCGTCGCGCCTCGGTGTTCAGTTCGCCCTTAGACCTTTGTGTTTCCAGTGCGCGACGATGGATCCGCCTGTTGACCGGCCTTCCCCGGCATGAGGCATCCTGCCTGGAACTGGTTGTCAGCGAGCTGCTGGCCAATGCGATCAATCACAGCGCTTCGGGAGATCCGGGCAGGCTCGTCACCGTGCGGGTCGCGTTCCTGGACGCTTCCCTGATTCGTATCGCCGTCAGCGACAGAGGCCCCAAGAGTTTCGGAATACCCGGGTTTCCCAGCTCGAGTAGGGATGCCCTGGACGCTCAGAAAGCATTCAGCGGCGAACGACACGAAAAAACCCCGGTGTCCGAACACGAGAGGGCGAACGCCCGGGGTGAGGCCCCACCCCGGCGCAACCGAGGTGAGAACGCATGA